Within Spinacia oleracea cultivar Varoflay chromosome 4, BTI_SOV_V1, whole genome shotgun sequence, the genomic segment cttccagtacctcttgccccttctcgggggttacgcagcgGAGAAGTGGTCGTGATAAGGCTTTTTTGTATAGTGTTCCATTCCATATCTCAAACCATGTAcatttcttttgtaatctttctgcctgcttgggatcatcagggagtactccattcattttgaagttgacaatgtcatccatccaggtggctgTTCGATCCAAGATGTCTATTCTCGAGGCGTCAATGCTTTTGGActgttttacctcccagaatACATGACGTGGCGTGTCGCAGGATGCTGAGCTTGCCAGTTTAGATAAAGCGTCTGCCTTGTTGTTTTCAGACCGGGGGATGTGTTTTACTTCAAAGTTAGACAGCTGTTGGGCTTCTTGGCGGACTTTTTCCAAATATCTTATCATGGCCTCGTACTTAGCCTCATACTCTCCTTTGACCTGACTGACAATTAATTGCGAGTCAGACAAAACGAGGACGTCTGCTGCCCCTGCAGCTCTGCTCATCTGAATTCCACATATCAGGGCTTCGTATTCGGCTtcgttgtttgacgcctgaaagttgaatcgcattgcatattcatagatatcTCCTTCTGGTGACTCACAGATAATGCCGGCTCCTGACCCGTTCTGAGTAGCAGAGCCGTCCACATGCACTATCCACtgagttttttcatttttcaaatagggtggcttggtcagttccgcgatgaagtcagcaaatgcctgtccctttattgccttccTTGGTTCATATGAGATATCAAACGCGTGAAGCTCAATTTCCCAATTAAGCATTCTTCCTGACGCTTCAAGGTTGGTGAAAGGTCGCTTAAGCGGTTGATCCGCGTATACCACCAATCGGTGGGCCAGGAAatatggacgaagcttcttactagccaagaacagagcaaaaccaaatttttcgaccgttggatatttgagttcagCATTTTGCAACATGTGACTGACAAAGTACACACGTAGTTGcgttccctccctctctgtaaGCAAGACGGCGCTTAGCGCGTATTCTGAGATGGCAAGATATAGATACAAAATTTCCCCCAAGAGAGGGCTGACCAGCCGTGGCAAGGTGTGCAGATGTTCTTTTAGGCGGAGGAAGGCAGCCTCAGCTTGCCGTCCACTCAAACTGGGTCCCCTTAttgatggtactgaaaaagtagtgacacttgtctccagctctaGATAAGAATCGTCCCAAGGCGGCGAGACACCCAGTGAGGCGTTGCACGTCTTTAACCgtccttggcgacgtcatatcAATGACCGCTTGCACTTTGTCCGGATTTGcttcaatgcccctttcgtcaatcaggaagccaaggaacttgccagaagATACCC encodes:
- the LOC130459469 gene encoding uncharacterized protein yields the protein MIVKSKQKKDHLDDLRETFETVRTYQMRLNPKKCIFGVSSGKFLGFLIDERGIEANPDKVQAVIDMTSPRTVKDVQRLTGCLAALGRFLSRAGDKCHYFFSTINKGTQFEWTWIVHVDGSATQNGSGAGIICESPEGDIYEYAMRFNFQASNNEAEYEALICGIQMSRAAGAADVLVLSDSQLIVSQVKGEYEAKYEAMIRYLEKVRQEAQQLSNFEVKHIPRSENNKADALSKLASSASCDTPRHVFWEPVLLRNPSEKNVIKTLGEMQTNALPKRLVV